Proteins encoded in a region of the Teredinibacter purpureus genome:
- a CDS encoding copper uptake system-associated protein yields MTIRFITQYFFATLTVLCFSANSHSDNSGSASPTVHNDAHAIRAIINTTYDTPENKVTINPVVVEGDHAVASWIVAEKGGRVVMFRTPNNKWEIVLCSGKVVKEEKFLKETGIPDISARKLAINLAKEEAKLPAATIALFDSFSAIVRGAHHSRNDSNASEHFKNSDTLHPSNHND; encoded by the coding sequence CTATAAGGTTTATCACACAATATTTTTTCGCCACTTTAACGGTTCTATGTTTTTCTGCCAATAGCCATTCTGACAACAGTGGAAGCGCCTCTCCTACTGTCCATAATGATGCGCATGCAATACGGGCCATTATTAATACAACATACGACACTCCAGAGAATAAAGTCACAATCAATCCAGTTGTCGTCGAAGGCGATCATGCAGTCGCTAGCTGGATCGTTGCTGAAAAAGGTGGTCGAGTTGTCATGTTTCGAACGCCTAACAATAAGTGGGAAATTGTATTGTGTTCAGGGAAGGTCGTAAAAGAAGAGAAATTTTTGAAAGAAACAGGAATACCAGATATCAGCGCGAGAAAACTTGCCATTAATCTCGCGAAAGAAGAAGCAAAACTACCGGCCGCCACAATTGCACTTTTCGATAGTTTTAGCGCAATTGTTCGTGGCGCCCATCACAGTAGAAACGACTCTAACGCAAGTGAACACTTCAAAAACAGCGATACTTTACACCCGAGCAATCACAACGACTAA
- the moeB gene encoding molybdopterin-synthase adenylyltransferase MoeB: MKLPPLVEPLAELSSEEIARYSRHLLIPEFGITGQKRLKNSKVLVIGAGGLGSPALLYLAAAGVGTIGIVEFDTVEESNLQRQVIHRVEDVGEPKVESAAKSIRQLNPYIQLTLYPQRLDAENVCLIFSGYDLIVDGTDNFSTRYLVNDASVLTGKPYIWGSIFRFEGQASVFWENAPDGLGRNYRDLYPEPPPPEFAPSCSEGGVLGVLCASIGSIMATEAIKLITGVGESLLGRLMVYDALDMTYRTLPLGKDPNRTPITTLVDYDYFCGLQHVTEDNRLPTSIHPKDLKKLRDTGEKFHLIDVREETEWNIAHISGALHIPKNAVVNGGLPENITKDSPIILHCKSGVRSRDVFYSLQKRGFSNVKHLEGGIISWIKEIDPSLPLY; this comes from the coding sequence ATGAAATTGCCTCCTCTGGTGGAACCCCTCGCCGAACTAAGTTCAGAAGAAATTGCACGCTATAGCCGTCACCTACTGATCCCTGAATTTGGTATAACCGGCCAGAAACGACTTAAAAACAGCAAAGTGTTGGTTATTGGTGCGGGTGGGCTCGGTTCGCCAGCATTGCTGTACCTTGCCGCGGCAGGTGTTGGCACCATAGGTATTGTTGAGTTCGACACGGTCGAGGAGTCTAATCTACAGCGACAGGTGATCCATCGCGTTGAAGATGTTGGCGAACCAAAGGTTGAAAGTGCAGCAAAATCAATTCGTCAATTAAACCCCTATATTCAATTAACATTATACCCGCAACGTTTGGACGCCGAAAATGTATGCCTTATTTTTAGTGGGTACGATTTAATTGTTGACGGCACCGATAATTTTTCCACGCGGTATCTTGTTAATGATGCCTCTGTGTTAACCGGCAAGCCCTATATATGGGGCTCTATCTTTCGCTTTGAAGGGCAAGCGTCTGTATTTTGGGAGAATGCACCTGACGGCTTGGGGCGAAACTACCGAGACTTATACCCAGAACCACCTCCGCCAGAGTTTGCACCGTCTTGTTCCGAGGGCGGTGTGTTGGGTGTGCTGTGTGCTTCTATTGGCTCTATTATGGCTACAGAAGCGATTAAATTAATTACCGGTGTGGGTGAGAGCTTGCTTGGTCGCTTAATGGTGTATGACGCACTCGACATGACTTACCGTACCCTGCCTTTGGGCAAAGACCCAAATCGAACACCTATCACAACACTTGTAGATTACGATTATTTTTGTGGTTTACAACACGTAACAGAGGATAACCGGCTACCCACAAGTATTCACCCAAAAGATTTAAAAAAACTTCGAGATACGGGTGAAAAATTTCATTTGATCGATGTACGTGAAGAAACTGAATGGAATATTGCGCATATTTCTGGTGCGCTTCACATTCCTAAAAACGCTGTCGTGAATGGCGGATTACCTGAGAATATCACAAAAGATTCACCTATTATTTTGCATTGTAAATCGGGTGTTCGTTCTAGGGATGTATTTTATTCATTACAAAAAAGAGGATTTTCCAACGTAAAGCATTTAGAAGGCGGAATTATTTCTTGGATAAAAGAGATAGATCCATCTCTACCACTGTACTAA
- a CDS encoding Mov34/MPN/PAD-1 family protein, with translation MLTILNNLIDAMKTQAQQDHPIETCGIIAGPKDSHLPLRLIPMRNIAQSSTFFEFDPQQQLRVWREMEALDEVPVVFYHSHTQSAAYPSYTDRLYASEPEAHYVIISTDPTRKCSVRSFRIIKGEVTEERIVNLVSYNNTIAC, from the coding sequence ATGTTAACTATTCTTAACAACCTTATAGATGCGATGAAAACACAAGCACAGCAGGATCATCCCATCGAAACCTGTGGCATTATCGCTGGCCCGAAAGATTCACACTTACCTTTGCGTTTGATCCCTATGCGTAACATTGCACAATCCAGTACGTTTTTTGAGTTTGACCCCCAACAACAATTGCGAGTATGGCGCGAGATGGAAGCTCTCGATGAAGTTCCCGTTGTTTTTTATCATTCACATACACAATCGGCGGCTTATCCTAGCTATACCGATAGGCTCTATGCCTCCGAGCCAGAGGCACATTACGTAATAATAAGTACAGATCCCACGAGAAAATGCAGCGTACGTAGTTTTCGTATCATAAAGGGTGAGGTCACTGAAGAGCGCATTGTGAACCTCGTTAGTTATAACAATACCATTGCCTGTTAA
- a CDS encoding MoaD/ThiS family protein, translating to MPITVNIPTILQPLTQHKKRITANGKTVNEIIDDIDIHYPGIKNRVIAEGKVHRFMNIYVNDNDIRFTENLRTTISENDSLTILPAVAGG from the coding sequence ATGCCCATCACTGTCAATATTCCAACCATTCTGCAACCTCTTACGCAGCATAAAAAACGGATTACAGCAAACGGAAAAACGGTAAATGAAATTATCGATGATATTGATATTCACTACCCCGGAATTAAAAATCGCGTTATAGCAGAAGGGAAAGTACATAGATTTATGAATATATATGTGAACGATAATGATATTCGATTTACGGAAAATCTACGTACAACTATTAGCGAAAATGATTCTCTGACTATTCTTCCTGCTGTTGCAGGTGGTTAA
- a CDS encoding CoA transferase yields MQKLTHLLKGCSLDVDVIGASVGSPAGFSSVIQSLSDQSRTLGLQPKLNQVNAPSPSLAFRFSTPFTKPVYCTITAWENAPQRAGGEMVLQAATGIMSVHGRATGNAQALGLPYVSTLTSALALHGAFASAVGQLRGLDCERCDISMMSAGLLAVGQYLAGATANTDTEKLTPDTFTGELHPPFVSSDGIIFELETLTPEPWKNFWCAIGVTPKQAGKGWSAFLMRYAKAVAPLPSELKQAVSRLSYKHIEELCKSTGLSICSVRSIAERQKDSDYAEQRQHGPWHFSTEGASHYNAQNNSHTPNSSHKQRPTNQLPLTGLVVIEACRRIQGPLAGHLLALLGATVIRIEPPGGDPLRGMPPVEGDVSVRFDALNRLKSIREIDLKTATGQAEVKALARDADVFLHNWAPEKAAEFQLDSADMAKINPHLIYAYAGGWGTLDGQQTLPGTDFMVQAFSGIAAIISAHSGQNGGSLFTVLDTLGGVIAAQGITAALLARYLNNETVRVDTSLLGAAHLLRHSSNSIDSRLHINPLTSSVNFLPVNNIYRTLQGSLAIECFDEQSIARFAEAIGVTVPIQTPSFIDAVKEKLLTRAAQHWLKVIVAADVAVAKVVVDLDELTTHPYSKICLALAPNTYAQVKSPWRFNKTPSVMNNSGIKDLVPFALRKQWVDEGVYPNQSIFALFQQHAQQEPDKPAILTLMDTITYGQLQDSTLRLASSFQQLGIVAGDVIAYQLPNSWHCCLIDLAAAALGAVVAPFPLGRGRLDIEALLGRCNARVFIGVEQYAGINICELIESLRPTLLSLRFMIVDSASRTAWYNLQSLLETTPITREHLPDVCPHSPARLLVSSGTESEPKLVAYSHNALLGGRGRFLQRLIQEGGHFRGLYLVPLGSAFGSTATVGALSFLGGSIVLLSKFDPAAAVQVMQEFKPTHILGVPTMFQRIAVEPSLASIDKSSLHCVVSGGAVIDEATIHRCRDAFACNFVNLYGSADGVNCHNHPEDHPETILHTVGRPNPSVCALKIIDEQGIELPQGRTGEIIARGPLSPMQYVNAPELDARYRDSLGWVHTGDIGRMDEYGYLVLSGRKKDIIIRGGVNISPVQIEKLATGHPDIIGAACVPIADHDVGHRMCICLMLRIGAERPSLLAMSEFLVAEGIEVNKLPEYLRFYKDFPLSPAGKIDKISLAADLESLSTSVARAEQVV; encoded by the coding sequence ATGCAAAAACTTACACACTTGTTGAAAGGCTGCTCGCTCGATGTAGATGTAATCGGTGCTTCGGTAGGTTCACCAGCGGGATTTTCCTCTGTAATACAGTCTCTTTCTGATCAAAGCCGTACGCTGGGCCTACAGCCAAAGTTAAATCAGGTAAATGCGCCCTCTCCCTCTCTTGCTTTTCGGTTTTCAACACCCTTCACAAAACCAGTTTATTGCACTATAACAGCATGGGAAAATGCTCCCCAAAGGGCTGGTGGTGAAATGGTGTTACAAGCGGCCACGGGAATAATGTCAGTTCATGGGCGTGCAACCGGCAACGCGCAAGCGCTTGGTTTACCCTATGTTTCTACACTCACATCAGCCTTAGCGCTACACGGTGCTTTTGCTTCTGCCGTCGGACAATTGCGCGGCCTTGATTGTGAACGCTGCGATATCTCGATGATGTCTGCTGGATTGTTGGCGGTTGGGCAATACCTAGCCGGTGCTACTGCAAACACCGATACAGAAAAATTAACACCCGACACCTTTACGGGTGAACTCCACCCGCCTTTTGTCTCGTCTGATGGCATTATTTTTGAACTAGAAACACTGACACCTGAACCTTGGAAAAATTTTTGGTGTGCAATAGGTGTAACCCCTAAACAAGCAGGTAAAGGTTGGTCCGCATTTTTAATGCGTTACGCAAAGGCCGTTGCTCCCCTTCCCTCTGAGCTAAAACAAGCGGTTTCACGATTATCCTATAAGCATATTGAGGAGCTGTGTAAAAGTACTGGCCTATCGATTTGCTCCGTACGCAGTATTGCAGAGCGACAAAAAGACAGCGATTATGCAGAACAACGGCAGCATGGCCCGTGGCATTTTAGCACCGAAGGTGCTTCGCACTATAACGCACAGAATAATAGCCACACACCAAACAGTAGCCACAAACAGCGCCCAACAAACCAATTGCCTTTAACAGGCTTGGTTGTTATTGAAGCCTGTCGACGTATTCAGGGCCCATTGGCAGGACATTTATTGGCGTTACTCGGCGCTACAGTAATTCGTATAGAACCTCCAGGGGGAGATCCACTGCGTGGTATGCCACCCGTTGAGGGCGATGTGTCAGTACGTTTTGATGCACTAAACCGTCTAAAAAGCATACGTGAAATTGATCTGAAAACGGCTACTGGGCAAGCAGAAGTAAAAGCGCTAGCACGTGATGCTGATGTTTTTTTACATAACTGGGCACCAGAAAAAGCTGCTGAATTTCAGCTGGACAGCGCCGATATGGCCAAGATCAATCCCCATCTAATTTACGCTTACGCCGGCGGCTGGGGGACATTAGATGGACAGCAAACCTTGCCCGGCACCGATTTTATGGTGCAAGCTTTTTCAGGTATCGCTGCAATAATTTCGGCACATTCGGGTCAAAATGGCGGTTCTTTGTTTACCGTACTGGATACATTGGGTGGCGTTATTGCCGCACAGGGTATTACAGCTGCGCTGCTGGCTCGTTACCTCAATAACGAAACGGTACGTGTTGATACCTCTTTGTTGGGCGCAGCACATTTACTTCGCCACAGTAGCAATTCAATAGATAGCCGTTTACACATAAATCCTTTAACGTCATCCGTTAACTTTCTACCGGTCAATAATATTTACCGAACGCTACAAGGTTCGCTAGCGATTGAATGTTTTGATGAACAGAGTATTGCGCGTTTTGCTGAAGCGATTGGCGTTACCGTACCCATACAGACACCCAGCTTCATTGACGCAGTAAAAGAAAAATTGTTGACCAGAGCTGCGCAACACTGGCTAAAAGTAATAGTGGCTGCTGATGTTGCCGTTGCGAAAGTCGTAGTCGATCTAGATGAGTTAACGACGCATCCTTACAGCAAAATCTGTTTGGCTCTTGCTCCTAACACCTATGCACAAGTAAAAAGCCCATGGCGATTTAACAAGACACCTTCTGTTATGAATAATTCCGGTATTAAAGACCTCGTGCCCTTCGCGCTGCGCAAACAATGGGTGGATGAAGGTGTTTACCCTAATCAATCTATCTTCGCCCTATTCCAGCAACACGCGCAGCAAGAACCGGATAAACCTGCAATTTTAACGTTGATGGACACGATTACCTACGGCCAGCTTCAAGACAGTACGTTACGTTTGGCAAGCAGTTTTCAACAGCTGGGCATTGTAGCAGGCGATGTTATCGCGTATCAGTTACCCAACTCCTGGCATTGTTGTCTCATCGACCTAGCAGCGGCAGCATTGGGGGCAGTAGTAGCCCCTTTCCCTCTGGGGCGCGGGCGTTTAGATATAGAAGCGCTGTTAGGCCGCTGTAACGCTCGTGTATTTATTGGTGTAGAACAGTATGCGGGTATAAATATTTGTGAATTGATTGAATCGCTACGACCAACATTACTTTCATTGCGTTTTATGATTGTTGATAGCGCATCGCGAACAGCTTGGTATAATTTGCAATCGCTACTGGAAACCACACCGATTACACGTGAACATCTACCGGATGTTTGCCCTCATTCGCCAGCACGTTTATTGGTGTCATCAGGTACTGAGTCCGAACCCAAACTTGTTGCCTATTCACACAATGCATTGTTGGGTGGGCGCGGTAGGTTTTTACAACGATTGATACAGGAAGGAGGTCATTTTCGCGGTCTGTATCTGGTGCCTTTGGGATCGGCTTTTGGTTCTACGGCAACGGTCGGCGCTTTATCTTTTTTAGGCGGCTCTATTGTCCTTTTATCAAAATTCGATCCTGCCGCAGCAGTTCAAGTCATGCAAGAATTTAAACCCACGCATATTCTGGGTGTGCCCACTATGTTTCAACGCATTGCGGTAGAGCCCAGCCTAGCCAGTATCGACAAATCAAGCCTTCACTGTGTTGTTAGCGGCGGCGCAGTCATTGATGAGGCTACCATTCATCGCTGCCGGGACGCCTTCGCTTGCAACTTTGTAAACCTCTACGGTTCCGCCGACGGGGTTAATTGTCACAACCACCCAGAAGATCACCCCGAGACAATTCTCCACACTGTTGGTAGGCCCAACCCTTCGGTTTGTGCCCTTAAAATTATCGATGAGCAAGGCATTGAATTACCACAGGGTAGAACGGGCGAAATTATCGCACGCGGCCCTTTAAGCCCCATGCAATATGTCAATGCGCCTGAACTAGATGCACGCTATCGCGATTCCTTAGGTTGGGTGCATACCGGTGATATAGGGCGCATGGACGAATACGGATACCTGGTTTTATCGGGCCGAAAAAAAGATATCATTATTCGTGGTGGTGTGAATATTAGCCCCGTTCAGATTGAAAAATTAGCCACTGGCCATCCGGATATCATTGGTGCAGCTTGTGTTCCTATTGCCGATCACGACGTAGGCCACCGAATGTGTATTTGCTTGATGTTACGTATTGGCGCAGAACGACCGAGTCTGTTGGCCATGTCTGAATTTCTGGTCGCCGAAGGCATAGAAGTGAATAAGCTGCCAGAATATTTACGCTTTTATAAAGACTTCCCGCTAAGCCCCGCAGGAAAAATTGATAAAATTAGCTTAGCTGCTGACCTAGAATCACTCAGCACATCCGTTGCGCGTGCCGAACAGGTTGTTTAA
- a CDS encoding acyl-CoA dehydrogenase family protein, protein MIVSSESIALTVREFVDQEIIPNELFLAKNDNAAQKLLGELRKKAQDAGLFGLFYPKISAGKFTSLSNYLGVAEQEGRSEYGPLVFGGEATLDAHMLHQYGNPVIREKFLAPMAAGDIIAGYAMTEPEACGSVPATLHSSATLINGHWIVNGRKWFICRADRASFVTVVARTNPCATIDQAFSMIVVPVATPGCSIDNHIKIFGQYRGQAEISFNKVSVPEDYLLGKQGLGLSMIGQRLNLGRILRSAQWIGLAQRCFDLMCERIGSPRGVSIMLADKQLIRQHVFNAYKAIASARALMQAAAQALDSWQPSDIAVNMAKVAASQALNLAADSAIQVFGAEGVSDRTPLASIFQIARTTRILDGADETLISSLGRRILASHPSYRVAHSNANVNLNQAPIYYHDNN, encoded by the coding sequence ATGATAGTTTCCAGCGAAAGTATAGCGCTAACCGTGCGCGAATTTGTCGATCAAGAAATAATCCCTAATGAATTATTCTTGGCCAAGAATGATAACGCTGCACAAAAATTATTAGGAGAATTGCGCAAAAAAGCTCAGGATGCAGGTTTGTTTGGTTTGTTTTATCCCAAGATAAGCGCCGGGAAATTCACATCTTTGAGCAACTATCTTGGCGTTGCAGAGCAAGAGGGCCGAAGCGAATATGGCCCGTTAGTTTTTGGTGGAGAAGCAACATTAGATGCACATATGCTGCATCAATACGGCAACCCGGTTATTCGTGAAAAATTTCTTGCGCCAATGGCTGCGGGTGACATTATTGCCGGCTATGCCATGACCGAGCCAGAAGCCTGTGGCTCAGTTCCCGCGACACTTCATTCGTCGGCAACATTGATAAACGGGCACTGGATAGTCAACGGGCGAAAGTGGTTTATCTGTAGAGCTGATCGTGCATCCTTTGTCACGGTGGTTGCGCGTACAAATCCTTGCGCGACTATTGATCAAGCCTTTTCTATGATTGTTGTACCGGTAGCCACACCAGGTTGTAGTATCGACAATCACATTAAGATATTTGGGCAATATCGGGGCCAAGCAGAAATCTCCTTTAATAAAGTCAGTGTACCCGAGGACTATTTACTGGGTAAGCAGGGCTTGGGATTATCAATGATAGGCCAGCGACTGAATTTGGGCCGAATATTACGCAGTGCACAATGGATAGGCCTGGCACAACGCTGTTTCGATCTAATGTGTGAGCGCATAGGGTCTCCGCGCGGCGTTTCCATAATGCTTGCGGACAAACAATTAATTCGCCAGCATGTTTTCAATGCCTATAAAGCTATCGCTAGTGCACGTGCGTTAATGCAAGCAGCGGCCCAAGCACTGGACAGTTGGCAGCCTAGCGATATAGCCGTAAATATGGCCAAGGTTGCCGCTTCGCAAGCCCTGAACTTAGCCGCTGACTCTGCCATACAAGTATTTGGTGCAGAAGGCGTTAGTGATCGCACGCCCTTGGCCAGTATCTTTCAAATTGCACGAACAACACGCATTTTGGATGGTGCCGATGAAACGCTAATCAGCAGCCTTGGTCGCCGTATCCTTGCCAGTCACCCTAGTTATAGGGTTGCCCATTCCAACGCCAACGTTAACCTTAATCAAGCGCCCATCTATTATCATGACAACAACTAA
- a CDS encoding MFS transporter encodes MTTTNSPPFRAVLWRLNVVLVSAMSLPMLVLYAMSSLGPFITQDLHIHPGLLGYVIFSSFAVAALLSLVAGRYVDRLGSRNALLLLFLVVALAFSLIGFTSQFSGLMSAAALCGVAQALANPVTNLLIAQQVPPKQKAFTVGLKQSGVQVAALFAGLILPTLASILGWRNAVVIIVPLCLLLAVTSTTVTPNTHTPKDNALPLTAPNQRLSLLMGVQFCVGVSLSAFVIFVPLFAHHLGMAKPLAGLLIAGFGAMGILSRILLTSISAKMREEAVLLAILIAVAALAVLLTTHATPSRYWPIWCGVIGMGLTAVATNAIAMGMLIRDPTLGALTTASGFVSVAFFGGFAVGAPIFGAIINSSLGYGVGWKLLCSILLLGCFIASLLIVARHRATRAKSQTI; translated from the coding sequence ATGACAACAACTAATAGCCCACCGTTTCGCGCTGTATTGTGGAGGCTCAATGTGGTGCTCGTAAGCGCCATGAGCTTGCCCATGTTAGTGCTGTATGCCATGAGCAGTTTAGGGCCGTTCATTACACAGGATTTACACATACATCCAGGCTTACTAGGCTATGTGATTTTTTCATCGTTTGCTGTTGCTGCTTTATTATCTTTAGTAGCGGGACGTTATGTGGACCGCCTTGGCTCTCGCAATGCCCTGCTACTACTTTTCCTAGTGGTCGCACTGGCATTCAGCCTTATCGGTTTTACCTCGCAGTTTTCTGGGTTAATGTCAGCCGCTGCCTTGTGCGGTGTGGCTCAGGCATTGGCAAACCCCGTAACAAATTTATTAATTGCACAACAAGTTCCACCAAAACAAAAAGCCTTTACTGTTGGTTTAAAACAATCCGGTGTACAAGTTGCAGCACTCTTTGCCGGTTTGATATTACCCACGCTGGCCAGCATATTAGGCTGGCGAAACGCCGTGGTCATTATAGTGCCGTTGTGTTTATTGCTCGCCGTAACAAGTACAACGGTAACGCCAAATACCCATACCCCTAAGGATAATGCCCTACCCCTTACTGCACCCAATCAACGCCTGTCGTTATTGATGGGCGTGCAATTTTGTGTCGGTGTTTCCTTGTCGGCCTTCGTGATCTTCGTGCCGTTATTTGCGCACCACCTAGGCATGGCAAAACCTCTGGCCGGATTACTGATTGCAGGGTTTGGCGCTATGGGTATTCTCTCCCGTATCTTACTGACGTCTATCAGCGCAAAAATGCGCGAAGAAGCAGTATTGCTCGCGATACTAATCGCCGTCGCTGCGTTGGCCGTCTTGCTCACAACGCACGCTACCCCATCCCGCTATTGGCCGATCTGGTGCGGTGTTATTGGCATGGGTTTAACCGCCGTTGCGACCAATGCTATAGCCATGGGGATGTTAATAAGAGACCCAACACTGGGGGCTCTAACGACAGCATCCGGCTTCGTATCAGTAGCGTTTTTTGGTGGGTTTGCAGTCGGGGCTCCCATTTTTGGCGCGATTATTAATTCGAGCTTAGGGTATGGTGTCGGCTGGAAACTGCTCTGTTCAATATTATTGTTGGGGTGTTTTATTGCGAGCCTATTAATCGTTGCACGACATCGCGCAACACGGGCAAAGAGCCAAACAATATGA
- a CDS encoding MerC domain-containing protein: MKDVLGAACSGLCLVHCLALPVLATTGTTFVGLAALSGEATHLWLSAAMIIIALWAFPKGWRVHKHLLPGLLALAGFGLMTAALMVAESMEVYWAVAAGITFIAGHLINRHLLITRNLQ, translated from the coding sequence ATGAAAGATGTTTTAGGCGCTGCCTGCTCGGGACTTTGCTTAGTCCATTGTTTGGCTCTACCTGTTTTAGCAACCACGGGCACTACCTTTGTCGGGCTCGCTGCGCTGTCTGGTGAAGCAACTCACCTATGGCTTAGTGCTGCCATGATAATTATCGCACTCTGGGCTTTCCCTAAGGGGTGGCGTGTTCACAAGCATTTACTGCCTGGTTTATTGGCCTTGGCAGGATTTGGATTAATGACTGCTGCCCTAATGGTGGCGGAGTCCATGGAGGTCTATTGGGCGGTTGCCGCTGGTATAACCTTTATTGCTGGGCACCTAATAAATCGACATTTGTTGATTACACGGAACCTTCAATGA
- a CDS encoding DUF1826 domain-containing protein, producing MVIKDRGVVHRSPVATKTMPRLVLTLDLAKRPST from the coding sequence ATGGTAATAAAAGATCGCGGCGTGGTCCACCGTTCGCCAGTGGCGACTAAAACAATGCCACGTTTAGTACTTACACTGGATCTTGCTAAGCGGCCAAGTACTTAG